A stretch of the Actinomyces qiguomingii genome encodes the following:
- a CDS encoding geranylgeranyl reductase family protein produces MAAAAGDMSADVVVVGAGPAGSAAAYHLAALGMDVLLLERHELGRDKVCGDGLTPAAVRELVAMGVDTSTWQRNQGLRVIGGGHLLHIPWPEQPSLPSYGLSRRRSELDRDLAEHAVRAGARLLTGVTVTAPVTNASGRVVGVEVRPTPRHPEAGIAAPTTVTAPLIMDAGGVSARLATAAGRAKDECKPLGVAVRAYFRSPRADDAWMESRLELWDGPAGRGDLLPGYGWIWSVGDGLVNVGLGSVASTTAAASARGIDYRAVFKRWLAHVPAAWGFTPDNQVGRLGSAALPMAFNRKPQYADGLMLLGDAGGMVSPFNGEGIAQALASGRLAAEAAAQAAARTTAAGRELALRQYPAALKAQLGGYYTLGRIFVALIEHPEVMRLCTRYGLPRKRLMRFVAKLLSDGWERRGGDGIDHFIQLLTRMVPAA; encoded by the coding sequence ATGGCAGCAGCCGCCGGCGATATGAGCGCCGACGTGGTCGTTGTGGGTGCCGGTCCCGCCGGTTCCGCGGCCGCCTACCATCTGGCCGCCCTCGGCATGGACGTGCTGCTTTTGGAACGGCATGAGCTCGGCCGTGACAAGGTCTGCGGCGATGGCCTGACTCCTGCCGCGGTGCGCGAGCTGGTCGCCATGGGCGTGGATACTTCCACCTGGCAGCGGAACCAGGGGCTGCGGGTTATCGGTGGCGGACACCTGCTGCACATCCCCTGGCCGGAACAGCCCAGCCTGCCCTCCTATGGCCTGTCCCGACGCCGCAGCGAGTTGGACCGGGACCTGGCCGAGCATGCCGTAAGAGCCGGTGCGCGTCTGCTCACCGGGGTCACTGTCACTGCCCCCGTCACCAACGCCTCCGGGCGGGTCGTCGGGGTCGAGGTCCGGCCCACTCCACGTCATCCCGAAGCGGGTATCGCCGCGCCCACCACGGTTACGGCGCCCCTGATCATGGACGCCGGCGGCGTCTCCGCACGCCTGGCCACCGCCGCAGGCCGCGCGAAGGATGAGTGCAAACCTTTGGGCGTGGCTGTACGCGCCTACTTCCGCTCTCCGCGCGCCGACGACGCCTGGATGGAGTCAAGGCTCGAACTGTGGGACGGGCCCGCCGGTCGAGGCGACCTGCTGCCCGGATACGGCTGGATCTGGAGCGTGGGCGATGGCCTGGTCAATGTGGGTCTGGGCTCGGTGGCCTCTACTACAGCAGCGGCCTCGGCCCGCGGCATCGACTACCGCGCCGTATTCAAGCGCTGGCTCGCGCACGTCCCCGCCGCCTGGGGCTTCACCCCCGACAACCAGGTCGGACGTCTGGGTTCGGCCGCCCTGCCCATGGCCTTCAACCGCAAGCCGCAGTATGCCGACGGACTCATGCTACTGGGCGATGCCGGCGGTATGGTGTCGCCCTTCAACGGGGAGGGCATTGCCCAGGCACTGGCCTCCGGTCGACTGGCTGCCGAGGCGGCCGCCCAGGCTGCTGCCCGCACCACCGCCGCGGGCCGTGAACTCGCCCTGCGCCAGTACCCCGCCGCGCTGAAGGCGCAGCTGGGCGGCTACTACACGCTCGGGCGCATCTTCGTCGCCCTGATCGAGCACCCGGAGGTGATGCGCCTGTGCACCCGCTACGGGCTGCCCCGCAAACGCCTCATGCGGTTCGTCGCCAAGCTCCTGTCAGACGGCTGGGAGCGTCGCGGCGGCGATGGAATCGACCACTTCATCCAACTTCTGACAAGGATGGTGCCGGCAGCATGA
- a CDS encoding ABC transporter permease, with protein MTGIRAAVAIAVKDWTRFVRQPFLMVISVVIPLVFIFFYSLVIPVSNNNPIMIADLDGGPVAERLSEVMRTIHSDEGPYYDVRTTDPETALKAFDDAEVLAVVIIPDGFSQAVAAGDARVELRLNNINSDYSKNLRLRLDAAVGALNEELAGTVVEVEETRRLPTDPTMLGYISTSLLLFGCLYAAMVNTGLQIAAEWNDRTVKNLLLAPLGRGALVAGKVIAGLGQSLASVALVLLVLVVGFDFRPSGSLLAMAGIIGVVLLMGAGIGMVVGVASKKTLATASGLITAAVALFLVSGNEESMRGLAWGQPITALWQLSRTLPTTYAFMSARSIFLTGDVSDLARNLVIVLISTAAILGLAGWLLRRAYTHLTGGQ; from the coding sequence ATGACCGGTATCCGGGCCGCCGTCGCCATCGCGGTCAAGGACTGGACCAGGTTCGTGCGCCAACCCTTCCTCATGGTCATCAGCGTGGTCATTCCGTTGGTGTTCATCTTCTTCTACTCCCTGGTAATCCCCGTATCCAACAACAACCCGATCATGATCGCCGACCTGGACGGCGGTCCCGTAGCCGAGCGTCTGAGCGAGGTCATGCGCACCATCCACTCCGATGAGGGCCCCTACTACGATGTGCGCACCACCGACCCCGAAACCGCGCTAAAGGCCTTCGATGACGCCGAGGTGCTCGCCGTCGTCATCATTCCGGACGGGTTCTCCCAGGCCGTCGCCGCCGGGGACGCCCGGGTGGAGCTGCGGCTGAACAACATCAACTCCGACTACTCCAAGAACCTGCGGCTACGCCTGGACGCGGCGGTAGGGGCGCTCAATGAGGAACTGGCCGGTACGGTGGTGGAGGTGGAGGAGACCCGCCGGTTGCCCACCGACCCCACCATGCTCGGCTACATCTCCACCAGTCTGCTCCTGTTCGGCTGTCTGTACGCCGCCATGGTCAACACCGGTCTGCAGATCGCCGCGGAGTGGAATGACCGCACCGTCAAGAACCTGTTGCTGGCGCCGCTCGGACGTGGCGCGCTCGTGGCGGGCAAGGTGATCGCGGGCCTGGGGCAGTCGCTGGCGTCGGTGGCTCTGGTGCTGCTTGTGCTCGTGGTCGGCTTCGACTTCCGGCCCAGCGGCAGCCTGCTGGCCATGGCGGGCATCATCGGGGTGGTGCTGCTCATGGGGGCGGGCATCGGCATGGTGGTCGGAGTCGCCTCGAAGAAGACCCTGGCGACGGCGTCGGGCCTGATCACTGCGGCGGTGGCCCTCTTCCTGGTCTCCGGGAACGAGGAGTCCATGCGCGGGCTCGCCTGGGGGCAGCCGATCACCGCGCTGTGGCAGCTGTCCCGGACACTGCCCACTACCTACGCCTTCATGAGTGCCCGCAGCATCTTCCTAACCGGTGACGTGTCAGATCTGGCCCGCAACCTCGTCATCGTGCTGATTTCAACGGCGGCGATTCTGGGCCTGGCCGGATGGCTGCTGCGCCGCGCCTATACCCACCTGACGGGAGGACAGTGA
- a CDS encoding S1C family serine protease, producing the protein MSTNDPFGPSGDAEQPSGDATQSLPGGAAPHRADSGYGTADTSSSYGSSAGYSGSGSSPYTSAPQPPAGYNFGRASASAPGASAYPSSQQSGYGSTADRSSDRTGYQGSYQPPSVQSSSAAGAGQPPYQSLTPSGPEPGGRRHGPGWGGVVAISLVTALLASGGAVAAVHYLDDGDETASSSAPTAIATGATTQKVSSTGTAPDWEAVTAAVSNAVVSITVASNDGYSVGSGVIYDANGHILTNHHVVAGASQIQVALADGRIYEAQTTGTDPTTDLAVIELVAAPDDLTVAQFGDSDNLVTGQDVMAIGNPLGLSSTATTGIISALDRPVVTVQEETDTSDQSQGGSSLSDQLSGLLGQSQTTTTMQYTNAIQIDAAINHGNSGGPLFDDTGAVIGITSSIQSMPTGSGGDSGSIGLGFAIPGNLAQKIADQLIESGKATHAYLGVAIGNGSATTKDGVTRGGAEVGTVESGSPAGEAGVKEGDVITAIDGKATNQAAAVTGFVRQYSAGDQVTLTIIRDGEEIEVPVTLKEREDS; encoded by the coding sequence ATGAGCACGAACGACCCATTTGGCCCGTCAGGTGACGCCGAGCAGCCGTCAGGTGACGCCACCCAGTCACTTCCCGGCGGCGCCGCACCCCACCGTGCGGACTCCGGTTACGGCACTGCCGACACAAGCAGCAGTTACGGCAGCAGTGCGGGTTACAGCGGCTCCGGCTCCTCGCCTTACACTTCTGCGCCCCAGCCGCCCGCGGGTTACAACTTCGGTCGCGCCTCCGCCTCGGCACCAGGGGCCTCCGCCTACCCGTCGTCTCAGCAGTCCGGCTATGGCTCTACCGCAGACCGGAGCTCCGACAGGACCGGCTACCAAGGCTCCTACCAGCCTCCCAGTGTTCAGAGCTCCAGCGCAGCCGGCGCAGGCCAGCCCCCCTATCAGTCCTTAACGCCCTCCGGCCCTGAGCCGGGCGGCCGCCGGCACGGGCCGGGCTGGGGCGGTGTTGTAGCCATCTCCCTGGTCACCGCGCTGCTGGCATCCGGAGGCGCCGTAGCCGCCGTGCACTACCTGGACGACGGCGACGAAACCGCCTCTTCCTCAGCCCCCACGGCGATCGCTACCGGCGCCACGACTCAGAAGGTCTCCTCAACCGGCACAGCCCCCGACTGGGAGGCTGTAACCGCGGCCGTGTCCAACGCCGTCGTCTCCATCACTGTCGCCAGCAACGACGGTTATTCGGTCGGCTCCGGAGTGATCTACGACGCCAACGGCCATATCCTCACCAATCATCACGTGGTGGCCGGTGCATCGCAGATTCAGGTGGCGCTTGCGGACGGGCGCATCTACGAGGCACAAACCACCGGCACCGACCCGACCACTGACCTGGCCGTCATTGAACTGGTGGCAGCTCCGGACGACCTTACGGTCGCCCAGTTCGGCGACTCTGACAATCTGGTCACCGGTCAGGACGTCATGGCGATCGGCAATCCGCTGGGGCTGTCCTCCACGGCCACCACTGGCATCATCTCCGCCCTGGACCGTCCGGTGGTGACTGTTCAGGAGGAGACCGATACCTCCGACCAGAGCCAGGGCGGCTCATCTCTTTCGGATCAGCTCAGCGGGCTGTTGGGTCAGTCGCAGACCACGACGACCATGCAGTACACCAACGCCATCCAAATTGATGCCGCGATCAATCATGGCAACTCCGGCGGTCCGTTGTTCGACGACACCGGCGCCGTCATTGGCATCACCAGCTCGATTCAGTCAATGCCCACCGGATCCGGAGGCGACTCCGGGTCGATCGGCCTCGGTTTCGCTATTCCCGGCAATCTGGCGCAGAAGATCGCCGATCAGCTAATTGAGTCAGGGAAGGCCACTCACGCCTACCTGGGTGTGGCGATCGGCAACGGCAGTGCCACCACCAAGGATGGCGTCACCCGCGGCGGCGCCGAGGTCGGCACCGTCGAGTCCGGTTCACCCGCTGGTGAGGCCGGCGTCAAAGAGGGCGACGTCATCACCGCGATCGATGGGAAGGCCACCAACCAGGCCGCTGCCGTGACCGGCTTCGTGCGCCAGTACTCGGCGGGTGACCAGGTGACCTTGACGATCATCCGGGACGGTGAGGAGATCGAGGTCCCCGTGACGCTTAAGGAGCGCGAGGACTCCTGA
- a CDS encoding demethylmenaquinone methyltransferase, producing MSRASLAKDPREVAGMFDAVARRYDLTNDLMSLWQVRMWRAVTRATVAARPGMRVLDLAAGTGTSSVDYAADGAQVVACDLSAGMVAEGRRRHPEIEFVVGDATALPFPDADFDAVTISYGLRNVQDTAGALAEMARVTRPGGRLVIAEFSTPVHTAFRRLYRFYLGTALPAAGRLVSSNADAYGYLGESILAWPDQGALAALIQDAGWRSVGYKNLSGGIVAIHRATKPEVPADGSAGDHASTPEA from the coding sequence ATGAGTCGAGCCTCTCTCGCCAAGGACCCCCGCGAGGTCGCAGGCATGTTCGACGCCGTCGCGCGCCGCTATGACCTGACGAATGACCTGATGAGTCTGTGGCAGGTGCGCATGTGGCGCGCAGTCACGCGCGCCACCGTCGCCGCCCGTCCCGGCATGCGGGTGCTGGATCTGGCCGCCGGCACCGGCACCTCCAGCGTCGATTACGCGGCCGACGGCGCACAGGTGGTGGCCTGCGACCTGTCCGCCGGCATGGTGGCCGAGGGACGCCGCCGCCACCCGGAGATCGAGTTCGTGGTCGGCGACGCCACCGCCCTGCCCTTCCCCGATGCCGACTTCGACGCGGTCACCATCTCCTACGGATTGCGCAATGTGCAGGACACCGCCGGCGCGCTGGCGGAGATGGCCCGGGTGACTCGCCCCGGTGGACGACTGGTGATCGCCGAGTTCTCCACGCCCGTGCATACGGCATTCCGGCGCCTGTACCGCTTCTACCTGGGCACTGCTCTGCCGGCAGCCGGAAGGCTGGTGTCCTCCAACGCCGACGCCTACGGCTACCTGGGCGAGTCGATCCTGGCCTGGCCGGACCAGGGGGCCCTGGCGGCGTTGATCCAGGACGCCGGCTGGCGGAGCGTGGGCTATAAGAACCTGTCCGGCGGGATCGTCGCCATCCACCGCGCCACCAAGCCGGAGGTTCCCGCGGACGGCAGCGCCGGCGACCATGCGTCGACGCCGGAGGCCTGA
- a CDS encoding TetR family transcriptional regulator, whose amino-acid sequence MISTVVNKRRGRPSGPSNTRERILAAARERFEQDGYAGTSLRSIAARADVDHSLITYYFGSKEGLFRAVAELALSPARGFDIVSAKVAPEHLAPALLRAALSAWDRPGYRDGLARLFADALTSEAALRVLREYLNTEVVGRLNEYIGGVDAGRRAAAAATIFSGLFLTRYLLRLEPVASLPADAVVAQLAPALRSALGPHGPGATRASPR is encoded by the coding sequence ATGATTTCCACTGTGGTGAATAAAAGGCGGGGGCGCCCCTCCGGACCCTCGAACACCCGTGAGCGGATTCTGGCCGCCGCCCGAGAGCGCTTCGAACAGGACGGCTACGCCGGCACGTCGCTGCGTTCGATCGCGGCGCGGGCCGATGTTGACCACTCCCTGATCACCTACTATTTCGGTTCCAAGGAGGGACTTTTCCGCGCGGTCGCGGAGCTGGCACTGAGCCCGGCGCGGGGCTTCGACATCGTCTCCGCCAAGGTGGCGCCGGAGCACCTGGCACCGGCGCTTTTGCGCGCGGCACTGTCCGCGTGGGACCGCCCCGGCTATCGCGACGGGCTCGCCCGCCTGTTCGCCGATGCCCTCACCTCCGAGGCCGCGCTGCGGGTACTGCGGGAATATCTGAACACGGAGGTGGTCGGGCGCCTGAACGAGTACATCGGGGGTGTGGACGCCGGACGGCGAGCGGCCGCGGCGGCCACGATCTTCTCCGGCCTATTCCTGACCCGCTACCTGCTGCGGCTCGAGCCGGTCGCCTCGCTGCCGGCCGACGCCGTCGTGGCGCAACTGGCACCGGCGCTGCGCTCGGCTCTGGGACCGCATGGCCCGGGGGCTACCAGGGCCAGTCCGAGGTGA
- a CDS encoding ABC transporter permease codes for MKRINQTHRISGHISGHLDRVGAVARKDVRQWARDRQALAGPMLIPLVLMFLCGILFGFGGDEWNIGLVNEGQGPHAAAFEAEIRDLRSNISPYFRVVTTDAERAEQLVDGGRLHLVVTIPADFDERVEAGQTPVLHTRTYNINTDMMKNARLRLTRAIQDYAAAQVPGAAPVTVTQTTTRPSDVWRRTFIGHSAVVLAVMVGSALNAAIMVAREWEHRTVKEVRLAPRPLGDVTAGTLVAAVIAGGVSTLVTLAVAAAVFGVRIPVGRLPVLAGLAALTSLACAGLGVAIGAWLRDYRTVQPLLMITFAGSFFASGGFSSLATLPRAVQTFDRFWPPAYVFETMQAQAWMAAPPPAVPVLIGCGVAAAAGVGIGAWTLHRRL; via the coding sequence ATGAAGCGGATCAACCAGACACACCGAATCTCGGGGCACATCTCGGGGCACTTGGACCGCGTGGGTGCCGTCGCCCGCAAGGACGTGCGGCAATGGGCCCGCGACCGGCAGGCCCTTGCCGGCCCCATGCTCATTCCGCTGGTACTGATGTTCCTGTGCGGCATCCTGTTCGGCTTCGGCGGGGACGAGTGGAACATCGGACTGGTCAACGAGGGACAGGGCCCCCACGCGGCTGCCTTCGAGGCGGAGATCCGCGATCTACGCAGCAACATCAGCCCCTACTTCCGCGTGGTGACCACCGACGCCGAGCGGGCCGAACAGTTGGTGGACGGCGGCCGTCTGCACCTGGTGGTCACCATCCCCGCCGACTTCGACGAGCGCGTTGAGGCGGGACAGACGCCGGTGCTGCACACCAGGACCTACAACATCAACACCGACATGATGAAGAACGCCCGCCTGCGGCTGACCCGCGCGATACAGGACTACGCCGCCGCGCAGGTGCCCGGGGCGGCGCCGGTCACCGTAACCCAGACGACCACTCGTCCAAGCGACGTGTGGCGACGAACCTTCATCGGACACAGCGCGGTCGTGCTCGCGGTCATGGTCGGCTCCGCCCTTAACGCCGCGATCATGGTCGCGCGCGAATGGGAGCACCGCACGGTCAAGGAGGTGCGGCTCGCGCCGCGGCCCCTGGGCGATGTCACCGCCGGAACACTGGTAGCCGCCGTCATCGCCGGAGGCGTCAGCACCCTGGTCACGCTGGCGGTCGCCGCGGCCGTCTTCGGGGTACGCATTCCCGTGGGGCGCCTGCCGGTGCTGGCGGGGCTGGCCGCATTGACCTCGCTGGCGTGCGCCGGGCTCGGCGTCGCCATCGGTGCCTGGCTGCGGGACTACCGCACCGTGCAGCCACTGCTCATGATCACCTTTGCGGGATCGTTCTTCGCCTCGGGCGGGTTTTCCTCGCTTGCCACCCTGCCCCGCGCGGTGCAGACATTCGACAGGTTCTGGCCGCCGGCCTATGTGTTCGAGACCATGCAGGCCCAGGCGTGGATGGCCGCGCCACCCCCGGCAGTGCCGGTGCTGATCGGCTGCGGGGTGGCCGCCGCGGCGGGGGTGGGGATCGGGGCGTGGACCCTGCACCGGCGGCTCTAG
- a CDS encoding isochorismate synthase codes for MTAPGPSPDASTVPAPAAPTWSAQRAAAAPPHLSFRTVALPAGVVTPEGDDGGTGLLDLLAGREDVVSWVRRGRGLVGWGRALRLEAQGPDRIEALRSAWRATVYASWWRDPLVRPGTGPVALGTIAFSPASAAVSVLTVPRVLVGLDESGAWLTTAVADGEAHPEVAEVLAGLRPSASATPDVPSPAATAISPGALSEADYLAAVTEVQRRMAAGEARKVVLARDLLVAPTAPLATGELLRRLGASYPSCWTFAVDAMVGATPELLVRLENRRLASRVLAGTARRHPGDTATREREAERLGRWLTASAKNRAEHEFARASALSALEPLCSVVEAAAPRVLTLPNVLHLATDITGVVAGDTGALSLVGALHPTAAVCGTPTATAARIIAEVEGMDRGRYAGPVGWVDWHGEGEWCIALRSAALPPGGVGPEAPARVFGGGGIMPESVPADELAETTAKMRPMLAALGANT; via the coding sequence GTGACTGCTCCCGGGCCGAGCCCAGACGCCTCCACCGTTCCTGCGCCCGCCGCGCCCACCTGGTCCGCGCAGCGAGCCGCCGCCGCACCGCCGCACCTGTCCTTCCGCACCGTCGCCCTGCCCGCCGGCGTCGTCACCCCGGAGGGCGACGACGGCGGCACGGGGCTGCTCGATCTCCTCGCCGGGCGCGAGGACGTCGTCAGCTGGGTGCGCCGCGGGCGCGGCCTGGTCGGTTGGGGACGGGCGCTTCGACTGGAGGCCCAGGGGCCGGACCGGATCGAGGCGCTGCGGAGCGCCTGGCGCGCCACCGTGTACGCCTCCTGGTGGCGCGACCCGCTGGTGCGGCCCGGCACCGGCCCGGTGGCCCTGGGAACCATCGCCTTCTCCCCCGCCTCCGCTGCCGTCTCCGTGCTGACCGTGCCGCGGGTGCTCGTGGGTCTGGATGAGTCCGGGGCGTGGCTGACCACTGCCGTCGCCGACGGCGAGGCGCACCCGGAGGTGGCGGAGGTTCTGGCCGGTTTGCGCCCGTCGGCGTCCGCCACGCCGGATGTCCCCTCCCCCGCCGCCACCGCGATCTCACCCGGGGCGCTGTCCGAGGCCGACTATCTGGCCGCCGTCACCGAGGTTCAGCGGCGCATGGCTGCCGGCGAGGCCCGCAAGGTGGTGTTGGCGCGGGATCTGCTGGTGGCGCCGACGGCGCCCCTGGCGACCGGCGAACTGCTGCGGCGCCTGGGGGCGAGCTACCCGTCGTGCTGGACCTTCGCCGTGGATGCCATGGTGGGGGCGACCCCGGAGCTGCTGGTACGGCTGGAGAACCGGCGCCTGGCCAGCCGGGTGCTCGCGGGCACCGCGCGCCGTCACCCGGGTGATACGGCGACGCGCGAGCGCGAGGCGGAACGACTGGGGCGGTGGTTGACGGCGTCGGCGAAGAACCGGGCCGAGCACGAGTTCGCGCGCGCCTCGGCGCTCTCGGCGCTGGAGCCCTTGTGCTCGGTGGTGGAGGCCGCCGCGCCACGGGTGCTGACGCTGCCGAATGTGCTGCACCTGGCCACCGACATCACCGGCGTGGTCGCCGGGGACACGGGGGCGCTGTCCCTAGTGGGCGCGCTGCACCCCACCGCGGCCGTGTGCGGCACCCCCACCGCCACGGCCGCCCGCATCATCGCCGAGGTCGAGGGCATGGACCGGGGCCGGTATGCCGGTCCGGTCGGCTGGGTGGACTGGCATGGAGAGGGCGAGTGGTGCATTGCGCTGCGCAGTGCCGCGCTGCCGCCCGGCGGGGTGGGACCGGAGGCGCCGGCGCGGGTGTTCGGCGGCGGCGGGATCATGCCCGAGTCGGTGCCCGCCGACGAACTGGCCGAGACTACCGCGAAGATGCGCCCCATGCTCGCCGCCCTGGGCGCAAACACCTAG
- a CDS encoding ABC transporter ATP-binding protein, which translates to MSPSETLAISPSETPAISFRELRMEFHGRRSRPLVALDSLTLDVAPGQVFGLLGPNGSGKTTSVNLLCGLLRPTRGTVLVEGIDVRTDVTAVRERLGVVPQETALYNDLSADENLSFHARLYGVARAQRRARINEVLELVGLTERRGDRVGTYSGGMQRRLALARALLTQPSVVVLDEPTLGVDVQSRAALWERVRRIASDGGTVLLTTNYMEEAQALADNLAVLDHGALIATGTPDELRGRLGKTFIDVRSSYRDPGLEQLSGVTGAAWHDGVAAVAADGSPATTRAILDWFAEHDPGSTLVGVRRPDLNDVFLDLTGKALRDGGES; encoded by the coding sequence ATGAGCCCTTCGGAAACCCTCGCCATCAGCCCCTCGGAAACTCCCGCCATCAGCTTCCGTGAGTTGCGCATGGAGTTCCACGGCCGCCGATCCCGGCCCCTGGTCGCGCTCGACTCGCTCACCCTCGACGTTGCCCCCGGCCAGGTCTTCGGCCTGTTAGGCCCCAACGGCTCCGGGAAGACCACCTCGGTCAATCTGCTGTGCGGCCTGCTGCGTCCCACCCGTGGCACCGTGCTAGTGGAGGGCATCGACGTGCGCACCGACGTGACCGCGGTCAGGGAACGCCTGGGCGTAGTCCCCCAGGAGACCGCCCTGTACAACGACCTGAGCGCCGACGAGAACCTTTCCTTCCACGCCCGCCTGTACGGCGTTGCCCGTGCGCAGCGCCGCGCCCGCATCAACGAGGTCCTCGAACTCGTCGGCCTGACGGAGCGTCGCGGTGACCGCGTGGGCACCTATTCCGGGGGCATGCAGCGCCGTCTCGCCCTGGCCCGGGCGCTGCTGACCCAGCCGAGCGTCGTCGTCCTGGACGAACCCACACTCGGGGTGGACGTGCAGTCCCGTGCCGCCCTATGGGAACGCGTACGACGCATAGCCTCTGACGGCGGCACGGTGCTGCTGACCACGAACTACATGGAGGAGGCGCAGGCGCTGGCGGACAACCTCGCCGTCCTCGACCACGGCGCGCTGATCGCCACCGGCACCCCCGACGAACTGCGCGGACGCCTCGGCAAGACCTTCATAGACGTGCGGTCCAGCTATCGCGATCCCGGACTCGAGCAGCTGTCCGGCGTCACGGGAGCCGCCTGGCACGACGGCGTCGCCGCGGTGGCCGCGGACGGTTCCCCGGCCACCACCCGCGCCATCCTCGACTGGTTCGCCGAGCACGATCCCGGGTCCACGCTGGTGGGGGTGCGCCGCCCCGACCTCAACGACGTGTTCCTGGACCTGACCGGCAAGGCGTTGCGCGACGGGGGAGAGTCATGA